In Paramicrobacterium humi, the genomic stretch TCGCCGCCGACGACCGAGCGTTCGATGCGGCGGCGCAGCGCCGGCGCCGTGACGATGGACTCCAACGGAACCCACGCCTCGCTCGGACCCTGCCGCACGTGCACGCGGCCGATCTCACCCGCCGTGAGCCGCGAGCCGAGCACCGGCCGGCCGTCGAGCAGAAGGCCTCCGCCCAAGCCGCGGTCGATCTTGACGAGGAGCATGTCGCCGGTTCCCGTGCCGAAGCTGTGCTCGGCGAGAACAGCGACGTTGGCGTCGTTCGCGACCGAGACCGGCGTGCCGAATCGGGCGGCGAGCGAGGCGCCGAGGTCGAGATCCGTCCAGTCGAGCGACACGCTGCGGCGCACGATGCCGCTCGCGTCCACGATCCCCGGCACGGCGACCCCGACGCCGAGAACGGGCGCGGTCGTCAGCTGCAGCGCCCATTCGAGCAGATCTTCGACGAGTCGCTCGGCGTCCTCGCCCGTGACGTCGGGGGAGGGGATCGAGACCTCTTCGCCGATCTCGCCGTTCAGGTCGGTGAGCACCGCCCGGAACACGTCGTGCCCGCTCAAGTCGAGAGCGATGATCTGATGCGAGCCGCGCGCCATCTCGAGAAGCACGGCCGGCTTTCCGGGACCGGATGCCGTGCGCACGCCGCGCTCGACAACGAGGCCCTCGCGCTGCAGCTCCGCGACGAGATCTGAGATCGTCACGCGGGTGAGCCCCGTCTCCCTCGCGATGTCGGCGCGGCTGAGCGACTCGCCGCGGAAGAGCATCTGCAGAACGAGCGCCCGGTTGTGCGCGCGCGTGTGCCCGGGGAGCGCCGCCGTCTCGCGCCGAAGCGGCGCATGAAGGGACGGCTGCCGCGGACTCATGTTTGTTAGCTTTCCTCACAAACTGTCGAGCCGCAACTCGATGACGGTGCGAACGCGCGTTCAGTCGGCGAGCAGGGCCACCTGCTGCATCGAGAGACCGACGTAGCGATCGGGCGTGAGCTGCAGCAGGCGCTGCTTCGCCGCATCGCCGATGTCGAGCCCGTCCACGAAGGCCGTGAGATCCGCGTGGCCGATGCGCTTGCCGCGCGTGAGCTCCTTGAGCATCGCGTACGGGTCGGAGATCTGCGAGCGCCCGGCGGTGACTTCGGCGCGAATGACCGTCTGGATGGCCTCGCCGAGCACCTCCCAGTTCGCGTCGAGATCCGCGAGCAGGGCCGACCGGTCGAGGTCGACCTCGCGCAGGCCGCGCTCGATGTTGTCGAGAGCGAGGAGAGAGTGCCCGAAGGCGACCCCGATGTTGCGCTGCGTCGTCGAGTCCGTGAGGTCACGCTGCATGCGCGAGGTCACGAGCGTCGCAGCGAGCGAGTCGAGGAGCGCGCTCGAGATCTCGAGGTTCGCCTCCGCGTTCTCGAAGCGGATCGGATTCACCTTGTGCGGCATCGTCGAGGACCCGGTCGCGCCCGCCTGCGGGATCTGCCGGAAATAGCCCATCGAGATGTAGGTCCACATGTCGGTCGCGAGGTTGTGCAGAACGCGGTTCGCGTGCGCGATGCGCCCGTAGAGCTCGGCCTGCCAGTCGTGCGACTCGATCTGCGTCGTGAGCGGGTTCCACGTGAGACCGAGCGATTCGACGAACTCTCGGGAGATGCGCAGCCAGTCGGCGTCAGGCGCGGCGACCGTGTGCGCGGCGAAGTTCCCCGTCGCGCCCGAGAACTTGCCGAGGTACTCGGAGCCCTCGACGTGCCGGAGGATGCGCTCGAGGCGGTAGACGGTCACGGCGATCTCGCGGCCCATCGTGCTCGGCGTGGCCGGCTGGCCGTGCGTGTGCGAGAGCATCGACGCGTCGGCGTACTCGTCGGCGAGCGACCGCAGGGCCCCGATGACGGATCGGTACTTCGGCAGCCACACGTTCCGCACGGCGTCGGACACCGTGAGCGCATAGGAGAGGTTGTTGATGTCCTCGCTCGTGCACGCGAAGTGGGTGAGCTCCGCGATGCGGTCGAGGCCGAGCTTCGCGAGCTTCTCGCGAACGAGGTACTCGACGGCCTTCACGTCGTGCCGCGTCGTCGCCTCGAGGGTGGCGAGCCGGTCGATCTCTGGCTGCCCGAAGCCGCTCGCGAGCTCGCGAAGCGCCGCCGTCTCGGCATCCGTCAACGGGCTCGCCCCGAACATCTCGTGCGACGTGAGATAGATCAGCCACTCGACCTCGACGTGCACGCGCGCCCGGTTCAGTCCTGCCTCGCTCAAGTGCTCTCCGAGCTCTGTGACCGCTGTGCGGTACCGGCCGTCGAGCGGGCTGAGCGGTTGAGGCGGAAGTGAGGTCATCGAAGGGCTCCCTGTCGGATCGCGGGTTCGAGCTGGCGGAACAACGCCAGGCTCGCTCCCTCTATCATCCCAAGAACCCGGTCGAAGGTGCGCGCGTCGGCGTAGTAGGGGTCCGGCACGTCGAGGATGCCGGGATACGTGGTGTCGAAGCTCATCAGGAGCGACACCTTGTCGGCGTCGGCCGGCGTCGGCGCCCAGTCGCGCAGCGCGCGCTCGTGGCCCCGGTCGAGGGCGACGACGAGGTCGAGCTGCGGAAACCACGCGGAGTCGAACTGCTTGGCCCGATGCCATCCCGCGTCATAGCCGCGCGCGGCAAGCGCGTCGAGCGTGCGCGCGTCTGCCTGCTCGCCCACGTGCCAGTCCCCAGTTCCCGCGGACGTGACGCTCACCCACGGAGTGAGGCCGGCCTTCTCCACGCGCGCCCGGAACACGGCCTCGGCCATGGGGGAGCGGCAGATGTTCCCCGCACAGACGAAGCAGACGCGGTAGGGAACGATCTGGTCGGAGGGAGGCATGGGCACTATTCTGTCGAACTCCCGCACGCTTGCACAGTCCCCTTCGAGCCACTCCTCCTCCCCAGCGGATGCCGCCAGCCCACCCTCCACAATTCGTGGATTCCGCCAGCCGCTGCCGTCCCGCGAGCGGCACTCTGGAAGCCGAAGCGGGAAGGGGCGCACGATGGCGAGTGGCGTGACCGAGGCGGAGTGCCGACAGGCGATCGACGAGTTCCGCGCACAGCGCGCCGCCCTTGACCGGGCGCACGGCGCGCTCGTTCGCTTGCGCGCCGATCGGCTTGCCGGGGCCCGCCCCTCCGTGTGGTCGACTTCGGCCGCGACCGCATACTCTGCACGGCTCGACGCGCTCGATGAGTCGCTCCGTCTCGCGACGGCGACTCTCGACACCGCGATCGGGCGCGTGGATGCCGCGATCGCCGACGTGGTCGCCGACATCCCCGCCGGCCTCGTCCCCGCGACGGGAGGACGGCTGTCATGACCCTCGCCTACGTTTCGAACGGCACCGTCGACACGGCAGAAGTGGGCGCCCTCGCCGACGCCGTTCTCGGCATCGCAACAGAATGCGCGCTCGTGAGCGCCGACGTGTCGGCCGCCCGGCTGCTGACCGCCCCGCCGCAGTCGGCGTCGCGCTGGTCCGGTGCGTCAGGGACGGAGATCGAGGCCGCCGCCGACGCGCTCGCCCTCGCGGCCGACGCCGCGTTCGACCTCAGCACGGCGCTCTCCGCCTCCGCCGACCTGTACGTGACCACTGAGTCGACAGTCAGCGCGCTCTTCGAGACGGCGACCTCCATGACCGGAGCGATCGGCGGGGCGCTGTTCTCGCGCATGCTGCTGCCGCTGCTCGGCGTGGCAGCCACGATCGCCGCTCCCGCCATCCCCTCCCTCGTCGCCGCCGCGGCGCTCCCCGAAACCCGTGCCGCCCTCACTCGGGCAGGGAGCGTCCTCGGCGGCGCCGTCACTCGCTGGCTCGCCGAACACCCGCAGGCCGCACGCAACCCGCTCGCGATGCTGCTCGTCCGCGGACTCGTGTCGGGAAGCGACGACGCGGTCAAGTCCGCACTCGGCATGCCCACGGTCCTCTCGCCCCTCGTCAACGACCCTCGACTCTCGGTGCCCGGAGCGGCGCTCGGCCTCGGCGCCCTCGGCATCGGGGGAGTGACAGAGACGCCCGTGCGTGTGACGGCGGTCGACCACGCCCGAACAGCGCCGCCGCGCTCGATCGCGGAGCTGGTCTCGCGCATTCCCGCCTCTGGGGCGGGCGGTTCGCAGATCCGCGTGGAGAAGTACACCGACGACACGGGGAACCACTCCTGGGCGGTGTACGTCGGCGGCACCGTCGACATGGCCGTCGCACCGGGAGACGAGCCCTTCGACATGGAGTCGAACGCGGCGCTCATGGCCGACGCCGACGGCGGCGCCTACCGCGCCGTCGTGCAGGCGATGGACGACGCGGGCGTGGCCTCAGGCGAGCCGGTCACGATCGCGGGTCACTCGCAAGGCGGGCTCGTGGCCGAGCGCATCGCGCAGTCGGGCCAGTACGACGTGCGCACCCTCGTCACGTTCGGGGCGCCGTCCACCGACGCCCCGCTGCCCGACACGGTGCACGCCTACGCCGTCGAGCATCGCGGCGACGTCGTGCCCGCCCTCGGCGGCTTCGTCGACCCCGGCGGCGATCGCGTTGTGATCAGCGCCGACGTGCCGCCGGCCGACCAAGGGCCTTCGGCGCACGCCCTCACCGAGTACGAGAAGACAGCGGCCGCCATCGACGTCTCGACCGACCCGCAGATCGTCGACCTGCAGCGCGCCGTCGCGGGAATCGGGGGTGACGCGACCGGCGATGTCACCGACTACCGCGCGGAACGCGTGTCACCGCCCGCAGAAGCGGCGCCCGTCCCACCACCGCCGGCTGGCGCGGGAACGGGAAGCGCGGTCGCATC encodes the following:
- a CDS encoding ROK family transcriptional regulator — its product is MSPRQPSLHAPLRRETAALPGHTRAHNRALVLQMLFRGESLSRADIARETGLTRVTISDLVAELQREGLVVERGVRTASGPGKPAVLLEMARGSHQIIALDLSGHDVFRAVLTDLNGEIGEEVSIPSPDVTGEDAERLVEDLLEWALQLTTAPVLGVGVAVPGIVDASGIVRRSVSLDWTDLDLGASLAARFGTPVSVANDANVAVLAEHSFGTGTGDMLLVKIDRGLGGGLLLDGRPVLGSRLTAGEIGRVHVRQGPSEAWVPLESIVTAPALRRRIERSVVGGDGADAALGSAGELLGAALSPLISTLDLTDVVLTGPHELVNEPLLDGVRRSVDERTGSDGAAKVIRTSQLGRDIMLRGAAALVLSQRLGIA
- the purB gene encoding adenylosuccinate lyase; the encoded protein is MTSLPPQPLSPLDGRYRTAVTELGEHLSEAGLNRARVHVEVEWLIYLTSHEMFGASPLTDAETAALRELASGFGQPEIDRLATLEATTRHDVKAVEYLVREKLAKLGLDRIAELTHFACTSEDINNLSYALTVSDAVRNVWLPKYRSVIGALRSLADEYADASMLSHTHGQPATPSTMGREIAVTVYRLERILRHVEGSEYLGKFSGATGNFAAHTVAAPDADWLRISREFVESLGLTWNPLTTQIESHDWQAELYGRIAHANRVLHNLATDMWTYISMGYFRQIPQAGATGSSTMPHKVNPIRFENAEANLEISSALLDSLAATLVTSRMQRDLTDSTTQRNIGVAFGHSLLALDNIERGLREVDLDRSALLADLDANWEVLGEAIQTVIRAEVTAGRSQISDPYAMLKELTRGKRIGHADLTAFVDGLDIGDAAKQRLLQLTPDRYVGLSMQQVALLAD
- a CDS encoding low molecular weight protein-tyrosine-phosphatase; this encodes MPPSDQIVPYRVCFVCAGNICRSPMAEAVFRARVEKAGLTPWVSVTSAGTGDWHVGEQADARTLDALAARGYDAGWHRAKQFDSAWFPQLDLVVALDRGHERALRDWAPTPADADKVSLLMSFDTTYPGILDVPDPYYADARTFDRVLGMIEGASLALFRQLEPAIRQGALR